A stretch of DNA from Granulicella pectinivorans:
GCGCGGACAACCGCTTACCAGTGAGACGACACTGGCGTGTCTCGCGCTTCTGCTTGCGGCGTTCGCCTGGGCCGTCGGTTCGGTCATCGCCCGCCGCATGCCGATGTCTGCGTCACCCCTGCTTCTCAGTTCCTGGCAGATGCTGATCGCCGGTGCGATCAACATGTTGATCGGGATAGCCGCCGGTGGCATGAGGTCCTCGCAGTGGACGCGGGGTGCATGGCTGGCGATGCTCTACCTCGCCATCTTTGGCTCCATTGCGGGCTATACCTCGTACATGTTTCTTCTTCGCCATGTAAGACTCTCGGCTGCCGCGACCTACGCCTATATCAATCCCATCGTCGCTGTGTTGCTTGGCTGGCTCCTGCTCCACGAGACTCTCCACGGCGTTGAGTGGGTGGGGATGGGCATCGTGATCGTGTCGGTCGCTGTGGTCATTGCCTCTAAGTCTCCTGCGGCAAAGCCTATCTCGGCCGTATCCCAAACGTGAACACCGTCGTCGATCGGAACACCTCTCCCGGCCGCAGTGTGGTGGTCGGAAAGTTGGCATGGTGCGGTGAATCCGGATAGTGCTGCGTCTCCAGGCAAAACCCGGCGTGCTTCTCATAGGGCTTGCCGCTATAGCCCTTCACCGATCCGTTCAGGAAGTTGCCGGAGTAGAACTGCACCGCGGGTTCCGTGGTCGATACCTGCAAGGTGCGTCCACTGCCGGGATCGAACACCTCCGCAGCCCTACGCAGCTTCCCACCGGCAGGCTGCAGGACGAAGTTGTGGTCATATCCACCTGCCAAATCCAGTTGAGCGTGATGCCCTCCCATGCGTCTTCCGATCGGCGTCATTGCCCGGAAATCAAAAGGAGTCTGGTCCACGCGAAGCACTTCGCCCGTGGGAATCAGCCCGGTGCCAATCGGCGTATAGCGGTCGGCGTTGAGTTGAAGCTCCTCATCCAGAACATTGCCACTCGCCTCGCCGCCCAGGTTGAAGTACGTGTGATTCGTCAGGTTGATTACCGTCGCCCTGCTCGTCGTCGCCGTATAGTCGATCCGCAGAGATCCACCCATGAGCGTGTAACGTACGTGGACGGTCAGAGCGCCCGGAAAGCCCATCTCTCCATCGGGACTCAGCAGCGTGAATTCCACGCTCCCCTTGCCGTTGGCCTTGCCCTTCCATAGTTTGCGGCTGAAGCCCTCAGGCCCACCATGCATCGCGTTGGCGTTATTGTTGATCGGCACATGCCAGGTCTGCCCGTCTATCTCAAATGTGCCACCCGCAAGGCGGTTCGCGTACCGCCCGATCGTCGCTCCGAAGTACGCCTTCGGGTCCGCCAGATACTGCGCCGCGTTGTGGAACCCGAGCACCACGTCCGTGCGCTGCCCCTCTCGATCCGGGGCCTCGATGCTCACGATCCTTGCGCCATAGTCGGTAAGCTGCACGCGTATATGTCCGTCCTCGAGCGTATACAGCGCGATAGGACGTCCATCATCCATCGTTCCCCAGGAACCCCGCTTCACCCTAGCCTGCAAACTGCACGTCACCAGCAGAAGAAGCGCAACCGGCGCAAAGTGTTTCAACGTCATAGGAGGCGCTCCAAAGGAGGGGAGAATCAGACCGGTGCGGTAAAGAGCTGCATATCGCCTTTTGCTTGGGGCAGGTCGGCAAAACGAGCCAGACGAAACTCCGCCCAAAAACCAACCCAGCGCGGATCGGCCTGCAACGCAGTGCCAAGGCGGTTGATGAGTTCCTTGCGCACCGTCGCGTGGGATGGGCTATCGATCAGGTTGACTGCATCGACGCTCTCGAGGTCATACAACTCATCGCATGTAGAGCTGCAGTTATACGCATAGAGATAACGCCTTCCGTCCGCTGCCCGATGCTGCATCCCGCATGCAAAGTTGACGCCGACGTGCCATCCGCCAAAGAACAGCAGCGTGCGTTCCTCGCTGCCTTTGCCGTCGCGTAGATAAGGAAGCAGAGAGATGCCGTCGAACTTGGCCTCGGGCACAATTCCGGCAAATCCAAGCAACGTCTGGGACAGATCCATGAGCGATACCGGGGAAGCGACCGTGGCATGTGCCCGCGGCATGGAACGCGGACTCTTTACGACGAAGGGTACACGTAACACATCCGGATACAAATACACGCCCTTATCCACCATCGCTCGCCGACCGTTCATCTCTCCATGGTCTGAGATGAAAGCAACCACCATCTCTTCATACAGCCCGAGGTGTTTCATCCGCCTTAAAACCATGCCGATCACATGGTCCACCAGTTCCATCTGCAACGCATAGGCAACGCGATACTCCAGCAGCTTCTCCGGCTCGTAGATCCCCCAGTACCGCCGGTAGACATCGACGATCTCAGGCTCATTCTCCGCTCGCTTGAAGTCGCTTTTCTGCGCATCCCTGTAGGTATCGGGCAGCGTCATCAAGGCGCGCAACTCGCGTTCCCGCTGCTCGAATCCAGCAGGAATGGAGAAGGGCTGGTGCGGATCGAAGATGTCGAGCTGAATATACATTGGATGCCGCTTGCCCGATCCATTGGCCAGCAGGCCCTCCACCGTCTCGATCGCCTTCTTGGCCAGGTAATAGCTGTAGTGCGCCTCCAGCGGAAACGGCTTCCCATCTTCCTGCACGATCCATCCACCGGTGGAGTTTCCGGGAGTTTTTCGATCCTGCATCTTGAAGACGATCTCCCGCGAGTACTTCTGCTGCTTCACGCCGAGTGAACGCTGGTACGCGAGGAAGTCGTCATCGTCGAACACCGGAGGCGACCACCGATCCCACGGCTGGTCGTTCTCGCCGAACGCATCCAGAAACTTCTTCGTGCCCACATGGCACTTACCCACCTGCCGTGCGATATATCCGGCTGCCTTCAGATACTCCGGAAATACGATATCGTCTGGACGAAGCTGCGTTTCCAGTCCCTCCGGGGCGCGTTCACCATTGCCCTGGATGTAGCTGTACCGCCCCGTCAGATACGAAGCCCGCGAAGGGGCGCACAGGGGCACGGTGCAGAAGGCATTTTCAAAGAACGTTCCATCCTGCATCAACGAGCGAATGTTGGGAATGTTCACATGCTGCGAAGCCGGCCGCGCGGGATGATAGAGATCCGGGCTGACCATATCGGCGCTGATCAGCAGGATATGGGGGGCCTTGCCGCCCTCCGCCCGCTGGAACGGGCCAGCGCCTGTGCGCTCCTGCGTAAATTTGAGCGGGCGTGTCCTGCTATCGGATTGAGCCTGCTCCCCATAGAGCAGGCCGCCTCCAAGAAGGGTTCCTGCCGAGAGCGTAAAGAAGTTGCGCCGGTTCATGCCTGGACCTCGGAAGTATGCAGCGAGAACACAGTATAGGTTCAACGATGTCTCTGTAAAGCATTACATTACTCTCAACGCGTAACCCACACAAATCCTGCATACCCTTGACAGTCCAGGCTGGGAGTCAGTAGCGTGACTTCGTGTAATGGATTACAAGAAGGACCTCATGCCAGCCCTACGACCCGCCCATCTCCTCGTCGCTTCACTCCTCACGACCGCTTGCCTGGCGCAGGTGACGGCCGGCAGGCCTATGCCGAAGACCGTCAAGGTCCATGTGGACCCCGCGGGCAACCAGGGCACGGTGCCTCCGCACCTCTTCGGCGGCTTCCTCGAGCCTATCGACTCTTCCATCAACAACGGCGTCATCGCCGAGATTCTCGTGAACGGGAGCCTCGAAGCCGGCCTCTGGAATCACGCCATGCTGGAGCAAATCTTCCGCGACCAGCCCGAATTGATCGACTCGACCAACCAGACCGGGATTCCAATCCCATGGCAGCCACTCAACAAGGCCGCAGGCAACCGCTACGAGCTGCACGTCGGGCATGCCGCCAACAGTTGGCAATCGCTCGAGATCATGGGCACGCCAGACGATCTCACCGGGATCAAGCAGCGCGTCTACCTGCCGGTCCCCCGCACGGATGGCTACCGTGTCTCGCTCTACGCAAGACACGGTAGTGGGCCAACCCGCCTCAATGTTTCGCTTCGGTCGCGCAGCACGGACAAGATACTCGCCACCGCCTCCATTGAGGCTGCGGCAGGGGAGTGGACGAAGTACGCCGCGAAGCTCCAGCTCAAGCTCAATGACGTGCATCGCCTCGAGCCCGTGGATTTCGCTATCTCCGTCGAGGGCGATGAGCGGGTGGACCTCGACCAAATCTCCCTCATGCCGGACGACGCTCTTGGCCCCTTCGATCCTGAAGTGGTTCGCATGTCCGAAGACATGCACATGACGGAGCTCCGTCTCGGAGGAAACTTCATCAGTTACTACCACTGGCGCGACGGTATTGGTCCTCTCGACAAGCGCGTCACCATGGAGAACATCGCGTGGGGCATCCCGGAATACAACAACTTCGGCACCGATGAGTTTCTTGCCTTTTGCAAGCTTGTCCATGCCGAGCCGCAGTTCAACCTCAACATGGGCAGCGGCACGCCCTCCGAGGCAGCCGACTGGGTTCGCTACATCCGCGAGCGCTACCAGGGGCCCTTGATCCTCGAGATGGGCAATGAACTGTATGGCCATTGGCAGGTCGGCTATCCTACCATCCACGAGATCGCGCCCCGCACTCTCGCCTTCAGCCAGGCCTTGAAGCCTCTCGCGAAGGACGCCATGCTCATGGCGACCGGCGAATCCCCCAACCAGTTCGAGGCATGGAACGCTGCGCAGTACACCAACCCGCCCGGCACCTTCGATCTTCTTACGATGCACTTCATCACCGGCACCAACCACGTCCGTCTCGCGCCTTACACGCCCGACTTCATGGCCGCCGCCGCCTACGCCGTACCCCATGCGCTCGGTGCCCATCTCGACAGCATGCAGGCCCAAATGGACGCTGTTCCTGGTTACAAAGGCAAGGCACATTTCGCGATCACCGAATGGCTCTTCAATAGCAAAGGCGAGGGCGAGCGCAACTTTACCAACGAAAGCCCAAGCTCCCGCAATGAAGGCGGGGCCGTGATGGTTGCCGCAACCTTCAACACGTACTTCCGCCATAACGCCGAGGTCAAGCTCGTCGACATGACCGGCCTCATGGAGTTTGCCGGCATCTGGAAGCGCCGCGAGCAGGTCTTCGCCTCTCCCGCCTACTACGTCTTCCAGCTCTATGCCGCAGCCAAGGGAGATACGGTTCTGCCGGTCACCACCGATACCGGCACCTACAGCGTTAAGAACGGCACCCAGGGCTACGCCGACGTCGCCGATGTCCCTTATGTCGATATCGTCGCTACACGCAGCAAGGACAACCGCACCATCACCCTTTTCTGCGTCAACCGATCGCTCACTGACGATGCCCCCACCGAGATCGATCTCGGCCCATCCCTGGTATCGGGCGTTGCAAAGGTCGATCAGATGACGGCAGTCTCGCGCTACGTCATGAACGACGAGGTCGAGCCGAAGCGTGTCGTCCCGCAGGTGAGCGGCCTGAACGTCGAGGCCAGGAAGCCCCTGCATCTCACGCTGCCGCACGAGAGCGTAACTGTGATCCACCTTCAGGCCGCATCGAAGTAGAAACAAGCCGTTTTCACAAAAATGCGGCCATGCAAGCCGTTGCACTCCCGAAGTTGCTACTGTAGTAGCGATACTTTTTTGAGCAACAGAAGGGGAGTGCAATGCGTTTGATCTCAGCCTGCATCATGCTGCTTTTCACCGTTTCACCGGTCGTCCGTGCCCAGGATCCGGCACCCGCGCACATCAGTTTCGACGAAAAGACACGTGTCTTCCGTATCGATGGTGGAGAGAGCACCTATGCCTTCGGCGTGAATCCCCAGGGAGCCCTCGAGACCGTCTACTGGGGCGGGCGTTTGCAGCCCAGCGACCCTCTTCCCGCAGCGCGTTCCGCCGTGGGAGCTCTCGCCTTTGAGACGGAAAACGGGCTTGCCCCGCAGGAGTTCGGCGGCTCCGGCGCAGGTATGGTGGTGGAACCTGCCCTGAAGATCACCTTCCCTGACGGCGTACGCGACCTCGTCCTGCACTACGTCTCGCACACCCTTGCCGCGGACAAACTCACCGTCACTCTGAAGGACATGAGCCGCGATGTGGTGGTTGTCCTTACCTACACGGTGGACTCCGCTACTGGCGTCATCGGACGCTCCGCTCTGATTGAAAACAAGACGAAAGCGGCTTTCCAGATTGAGAAGGCCGCCGCCGCCAGCCTTAACCTGCCCATCGGCGAGACCTACCGGCTCAACTACCTCACCGGACGCTGGGCTGGCGAGTTCAACCTCCAGCAGGTGCCTCTCCAGCCTGGCAAGACCGTCCTCGAAAGCCGGCGCGGCTCCACCGGTCACCAGAACAACCCATGGTTTGCCATCGAGCGCAGCGCATCGACCGACGAGGAGCACGGTGATGTATGGTTCGGCGCCCTTGCCTGGAGCGGTTCATGGAGCATCTCCATCGAGGAGGATCCACTCCATCGCGTCCACGTCGTCGGCGGCTTCAACCCCTTCGACTTCGGCTACAAGCTCAACCCCGGCGAGACCCTTGAGACCCCCATCCTCTATGCCGGCTTTACCAAGAATGGTCTCGGCGGTGCCTCCCGCACGATGCATCGTTTCGAGCGTGCCAGCATCATGCCCCGCACCACCGTGCGCCCCGTCCTCTACAACTCCTGGGAGGCCACCGAGTTCGCCGTCGACGAGCCCGGTCAGGCTAAGCTCGCCGAAGAGGCCGCCAGCATCGGCGTCGAACGCTTCGTCATGGACGACGGCTGGTTCGGCCAGCGCAAGGATGACCATGCCGGACTTGGCGACTGGTACGTCAACAAGCAGAAGTTCCCTAATGGTCTCAAGCCCCTCATCGACAAGGTTCATGCCCTCGGCATGGACTTCGGTCTCTGGGTGGAGCCCGAGATGGTCAACCCCGACAGCGACCTTTACCGGAAGCACCCCGATTGGGTCCTCAACGAAACAGGACGCCCGCGTACCGAGTCCCGCAACCAACTCGTCCTCAACCTCGCCCGGCCCGATGTGCGTGCCTACGTCCTCGGATTCCTCGATAAGCTCGTCACCGAGAACGACATCGCTTTCCTGAAGTGGGACTACAACCGGAACTGGTCCGAGCCCGGCTGGCCCGCCGTCGCGCCCGATGAGCAACGCAAGGTCTATGTCGAGTATGTTCGCAATCTCTACGGCATCCTGCGTGACCTGCGCGCCAGGCACCCGAAGCTTGAGATCGAATCCTGCTCCGGCGGTGGTGGACGTGTCGACCTCGGCATCATGGGCCTGACCGAAGAGGTCTGGACCTCCGATAACACCGACCCCCTCGACCGTCTCACCATTCAGGATGGCTTCAGCTACGCCTACACCCCGAATATTATGATGGCCTGGGTCACGGACACCGGCTGGGGCGGCACGGGCCGCACCACCTCGCTCGACTACCGCTTTCTGGTCGCGATGCAGGGATCGCTCGGGATCGGCGCCAACCTCAACAAGTGGACCCCCGAAGACTTCGCCAACGCGAAGCGCCTTGTGGCCGACTACAAGCTCGTCCGCGAAGTGGTGCAGCACGGCAGCCTCTATCGCCTGATCTCACCCCGCCACGACAGCCCCGATTCCGCCACCGAGACCGTCTCGCTCGACCGGTCGCAGGCCGTACTCTTCGCCTATCTGCACTCCGGTCACGAGTCCTACCCGTATCCCACGATCCAGCTCAAGGGGCTTGACCCGGAAGCCCAGTACCACCTCCGCGCCCTCGAAGGCTCATCCGCGGCCAATGCTCCCGCATCCGCGAGCGGCCGTTATTGGATGGAGCATGGCATCACGCCGCTGATGAAGGGAGACTTCAAAGCAGCCGGATTTTTTCTGACCAAAGCCGCTCAGTAATAACGCTCGAAGGCTTTCCGGAAGGTATGGTCTCGACCATGCCCTTCCGGAAAGCTTCGCTCCTTCTTTGCTTTGCCTAAACTACTCGGCTCAACTTCGTCATCCGCCCCGTCTGGTTCCAGTCCGAGACATAGATATTTCCATCCCGGTCTACAAAGCATCCGTGCGCCGCGCTGAAGATCGCGGGCTTCACCTTCTCTGGAAGCACCTTGTAGTTCGCCCACTGCTCCTTCTCCGGGTTGTCGCCCAGGAAAGCCACCGGCGCATTGTTCCTGTCGAGCACCGTGACCCGTCCCTCCAACTCCGACACCACCGCATGATCGCCATGGAAGCTCACCTGACACGGCCGCCGCAGATGCTGCGTCACGTTGCTCACAAACTTCCCATCGAAGTCGTAGTGGCTCAGCCGGCGATTCTCGCGGTCGCATACCAGAAGCAGAGGCTGGTCATAGCGCGTATCGACTGCGAGCCCATGGCTGCAGTTGCACATTCCATCGGCGTCCCCCTTCCCTGAGAAACTGCCCCGATAAGCTCCCGTCTTGTCGAACCGGAAGATCCGCGAATCCCCATATCCATTGGCAATGAAGATCGATCCATCCGGCCCCGGAACCGCTGCGGTCAGCCTCCACTCGTTCGCAGCCTTGAAGCCGGCCTCCGCCGGAGCGGTAATTTTGAGCACCACCGTCCCATCCGTCTTCATCTTCACGAACAGCCAGTTGTCCGTGGGAGTTCCGTGCTGCACCGTTGCGTAGAAGTACTCCACACCACCCTCGGTCGCATGCACCAGCGAGTGGACCTCTGGGAACTCATGCGCCATCGTCCGCACGAACCGCCCATCGCTGTCGTACACCACAATGCCCGTGGCGCTCTGCGTGCTCACATACACGCGCCCCGCCGTGTCCGTCGCGATTGCGCCGTGCGTCCCACCCAGTGATATCCCCGTGGGCAACGCTCCCCACCCATCCGCTACCCGATAGGTCCACTCCCCATTGCCAGTCTGCGCTGCAGGCTCAGGCGCACGCTCTTCGGCAGCCTCGGCCCGCAAGGGAAGTGCAGCGGCGGTCATACCGGAAAGCGTCAAGAAGAAGCGGCGATCCAGCGGACGATTCGGAGTCTTCATAGCACCTTCTTGGCATCGGTCGCGACTGCAACGGGCTGCGCCGGAGTGTTGTACAGATAGAGATGAACCACGGTCTTGCTGGCGGCCAAAGGAGCCACCGCCGCCGCCGTTACCTGCGTGCTGCTCAGGTTCACATACGTCAGCTCGGGCAGTCGCAGAATCGCATCGATCCCGGCTCCCGTAACGCTCGTTCCTTCGAGGTGAATCGCCCGCAGATGCGGAAACTTCGCCAGCTTCGCAAATGCTGCATCCGTCACGCCGGAACGCCCCAGCTCCACCTCGACGATATACGGATACAGAGGCTCCAGCCTGGCTAGCTGCGCATCCCCAAATGTCTTTGAAGCATCCACGGTATTCAGGATCAACCCATCCCGCATGTTCTTCGACACCGGCATCAGCGTGCTGCCCGTCGCTTTTGACAGTTGCGCAATCTCCTCCATACGCCCCCTATAGTCCCCGACCTGCGGCAGAGGTTTATCCTTCTCGCGCACCGCAACGCCAACCAATGTGGATGCCGACTCCGAGGCCCCTTGCGCGATCCACGCTTTGATCAGCGCAACCTCCTCTGGCCGCAGCGGAGCTCGCCCCTCGGCCGGCATAAACTTCGCATGCTCACGCGGCAACATCACACGCTCGATCAGGAGGCTTTTCTCGGGATGCCCCGCGACGACGACAGGTCCATCCGATCCGCCCTTCATCAGCGCCCCGTACGTATCCATCCGCAGGCCTCCCTTCGCCTTGGATGCTCCATGGCACGCCACGCACTTCGCATCCATCACCGGATGAATCTGTTTTGCGTAGAAGGAATTTCCCGCCTGACTCTTGAACGGGGCAGGCAGATACTCTGTCAGATAGTTCTCTCCATGCGTCAGAGAACCGCCCTGATGTGCCGTCCACGCCAGCACCAGCATCACCCCAAATAGCAGCGAGGGATAGCTCCAATCCACTCGTCCTGCGCTCCACGCAGGCCGAATCAGCGCAGAGAGCAGCACCACGATCGTCAGGGCAATCCCGCCCCACATGTGCCGCGTTATGCCCGCACCCGCCTCGCCAGCGCCATAGGCAAGAAGATACCCGAGCACCAGGGACGCGATGCACGCAAGCACACTGAGCCCAAGCACAAACCCCGCTGCTTCCCGCAACGGAGGCCGCAGCCATCCGCAGAGCTCCAGCACCGGCACGAGCACCAGCAGCCCGATCGGCAGATGCACCATGAGAGGATGAAACCGCCCCAGAAACTGCTGCCAGTCGGCGTGCGGCTTGCCGTCCAGCCTGAAGACAAGCGGCAGCACAAGCAACATCGCACACGCCACCACAGGCGCAATCCAGGCTGGCTTTGCCTTCAACCTCAAGCCAGCAGCCCCTGAATCACGTTCGCCGGCGTCGTACCCGTCAGCTTCTGGTCCAGCCCCTGGAACTTGTACGTCAGCTTGTTATGGTCAATCCCCATGCAGTGCAGCAGTGTCGCGTTGAAGTCCCGTACGTGCACCGGATCCTTTACCACGTTGTAGCTGAACTCATCGGTCTCGCCATAGGTGATTCCCGGCCTTACCCCCGCGCCCGCCATCCACGTCGTGTAGCACCGCGGATGATGATCGCGGCCATAGTTCGTCGCCGAAAGGCCGCCCTGGCTGTACACCGTGCGGCCAAACTCCGCTCCCCAGATGACCAGCGTATCGTCCAACAGGCCCCGCTGCTTCAGGTCCGTCACCAGCGCATACGCGGGACGGTCCGTCTCCTGGCAAAGCACCGGCAGCAGCCCTACGACGTCAGCGTGCACATCCCAGCCACGCTTGTAGATCTGCGTAAACCGAACGCCACGCTCGGCCATGCGCCGAGCCATCAGACAGTTGTACGCAAACGTACCCGGCACCTTTGCATCCTGGCCGTACAGGTCCCACGTCGATTGTGGCTCCTTGCTCAGGTCCGAGAGCTCCGGCACGGAAGCCTGCATCCGGTATGCCATCTCGTACTGGGCAATGCGCGCGTTTGTCTCCGGATCGCCCAGCTCCTGGTACGCCTGGTGATTCATCTCGCCCACGGCGTCCAGCATCTTGCGCCGTACCTCGGTATTCACGCCAGCCGGATCGCTCAGGAACAATACCGGATCTCCGGCAGATCGCAATCCCACGCCTGCATGCTCCGACGATAGATACCCACTGCTCCATAGCCGTGACGACACCGGCTGGTTGTTCTCCTTCGGATTCGTCCTGCTCAGCAGCACCATGAATGCCGGCAGGTTGTCGTTCATGCTTCCCAGGCCATACGAAAGCCACGATCCGAGGCACGGCTTGCCTGCATTCATATTGCCCGTATTCAGCAGCATGATCGCGGGTTCATGGTTGATCGCGTCCGTGTTGGTCGACCGGATGATCGTCAGGTCGTCGACCATCTTCGCCGTATTGGGCAGCAGATCGCTCACCCAGGCGCCACTCTTGCCATACTGCTTGAAGTCCCAATGCGACGGCGCAATCGGAAAGCGGGCCTGTCCCGAGGTCATCCCGGTGAGTTGCTGCACACCACGTACCGACTCCGGCAAATCCTTGTCATACATCTGCGCCAGCCCGGGCTTGTAGTCCAGCAGATCCATCTGGGGTGGCGCCCCCGACATAAACAGGTAGATCGCCCTCTTCGCCTTCGGGGCGAAGTGCGGCAGCTTCAGCGTATCCGCCGCTGGAATTCCCGCAGCCTGTACGCGCGGGGTCAGCGCGGCATCGCCCATCAGGCTGGCCAGGCCGGCCCAGCCCAGAACCTTGCCGGCTCGGCCCAGGAAATGCCGGCGCGTCTGCAGGGCAGCCCACTCCGCCTTCAATCCTTCGGGAATCGGCAGGTCCATCACGGTCGGGCCGTGTTCGGGATCGGTGCACAAGGCATGCTGCTTCATCGTCGTCCTCCTACTTATTCACCGTCTCGTCCAGGTTCATCATCTCGCTGGCGACCATCGTCCACGCCGCCAGCTCTGGTGCCGGAATGGCCGGATTCCGCTTCTTCTCGCCCACCGCGACCAGCTTTTGCGCCGCTGCCGGATCGGCCCCGTAGTGCTGCTCCATCTGCGTCAGCGAGGCCGTCAGCACACCCTGCATCTGCGGCGTCGGCGTATGCGAGAGCACAATCTCGCTCATATACCGGATGCGTTCCTCGGGCTTCTTCCCACCCTCTACGATCACCCGCTCCGCCAGTGCCCGCGAAGCCTCGACCCACTGTACATCGTTCATCGTTACC
This window harbors:
- a CDS encoding EamA family transporter; this encodes MLTGRRLQISLAFGSVYILWGSTFVAIRYVTQLLHPAFVSGLRYMIAGVLSMAYLLLRRRSVALSGREWGQVTLLGLLMFTINTTLVSYGGRVLSAGLTALFVASIPLFLAALEALLPGGSTMNARGWIGTLTGFAGLALLTSHGMRGQPLTSETTLACLALLLAAFAWAVGSVIARRMPMSASPLLLSSWQMLIAGAINMLIGIAAGGMRSSQWTRGAWLAMLYLAIFGSIAGYTSYMFLLRHVRLSAAATYAYINPIVAVLLGWLLLHETLHGVEWVGMGIVIVSVAVVIASKSPAAKPISAVSQT
- a CDS encoding aldose epimerase family protein — protein: MTLKHFAPVALLLLVTCSLQARVKRGSWGTMDDGRPIALYTLEDGHIRVQLTDYGARIVSIEAPDREGQRTDVVLGFHNAAQYLADPKAYFGATIGRYANRLAGGTFEIDGQTWHVPINNNANAMHGGPEGFSRKLWKGKANGKGSVEFTLLSPDGEMGFPGALTVHVRYTLMGGSLRIDYTATTSRATVINLTNHTYFNLGGEASGNVLDEELQLNADRYTPIGTGLIPTGEVLRVDQTPFDFRAMTPIGRRMGGHHAQLDLAGGYDHNFVLQPAGGKLRRAAEVFDPGSGRTLQVSTTEPAVQFYSGNFLNGSVKGYSGKPYEKHAGFCLETQHYPDSPHHANFPTTTLRPGEVFRSTTVFTFGIRPR
- a CDS encoding sulfatase-like hydrolase/transferase, which encodes MNRRNFFTLSAGTLLGGGLLYGEQAQSDSRTRPLKFTQERTGAGPFQRAEGGKAPHILLISADMVSPDLYHPARPASQHVNIPNIRSLMQDGTFFENAFCTVPLCAPSRASYLTGRYSYIQGNGERAPEGLETQLRPDDIVFPEYLKAAGYIARQVGKCHVGTKKFLDAFGENDQPWDRWSPPVFDDDDFLAYQRSLGVKQQKYSREIVFKMQDRKTPGNSTGGWIVQEDGKPFPLEAHYSYYLAKKAIETVEGLLANGSGKRHPMYIQLDIFDPHQPFSIPAGFEQRERELRALMTLPDTYRDAQKSDFKRAENEPEIVDVYRRYWGIYEPEKLLEYRVAYALQMELVDHVIGMVLRRMKHLGLYEEMVVAFISDHGEMNGRRAMVDKGVYLYPDVLRVPFVVKSPRSMPRAHATVASPVSLMDLSQTLLGFAGIVPEAKFDGISLLPYLRDGKGSEERTLLFFGGWHVGVNFACGMQHRAADGRRYLYAYNCSSTCDELYDLESVDAVNLIDSPSHATVRKELINRLGTALQADPRWVGFWAEFRLARFADLPQAKGDMQLFTAPV
- a CDS encoding alpha-L-arabinofuranosidase C-terminal domain-containing protein; amino-acid sequence: MPALRPAHLLVASLLTTACLAQVTAGRPMPKTVKVHVDPAGNQGTVPPHLFGGFLEPIDSSINNGVIAEILVNGSLEAGLWNHAMLEQIFRDQPELIDSTNQTGIPIPWQPLNKAAGNRYELHVGHAANSWQSLEIMGTPDDLTGIKQRVYLPVPRTDGYRVSLYARHGSGPTRLNVSLRSRSTDKILATASIEAAAGEWTKYAAKLQLKLNDVHRLEPVDFAISVEGDERVDLDQISLMPDDALGPFDPEVVRMSEDMHMTELRLGGNFISYYHWRDGIGPLDKRVTMENIAWGIPEYNNFGTDEFLAFCKLVHAEPQFNLNMGSGTPSEAADWVRYIRERYQGPLILEMGNELYGHWQVGYPTIHEIAPRTLAFSQALKPLAKDAMLMATGESPNQFEAWNAAQYTNPPGTFDLLTMHFITGTNHVRLAPYTPDFMAAAAYAVPHALGAHLDSMQAQMDAVPGYKGKAHFAITEWLFNSKGEGERNFTNESPSSRNEGGAVMVAATFNTYFRHNAEVKLVDMTGLMEFAGIWKRREQVFASPAYYVFQLYAAAKGDTVLPVTTDTGTYSVKNGTQGYADVADVPYVDIVATRSKDNRTITLFCVNRSLTDDAPTEIDLGPSLVSGVAKVDQMTAVSRYVMNDEVEPKRVVPQVSGLNVEARKPLHLTLPHESVTVIHLQAASK
- a CDS encoding alpha-galactosidase yields the protein MRLISACIMLLFTVSPVVRAQDPAPAHISFDEKTRVFRIDGGESTYAFGVNPQGALETVYWGGRLQPSDPLPAARSAVGALAFETENGLAPQEFGGSGAGMVVEPALKITFPDGVRDLVLHYVSHTLAADKLTVTLKDMSRDVVVVLTYTVDSATGVIGRSALIENKTKAAFQIEKAAAASLNLPIGETYRLNYLTGRWAGEFNLQQVPLQPGKTVLESRRGSTGHQNNPWFAIERSASTDEEHGDVWFGALAWSGSWSISIEEDPLHRVHVVGGFNPFDFGYKLNPGETLETPILYAGFTKNGLGGASRTMHRFERASIMPRTTVRPVLYNSWEATEFAVDEPGQAKLAEEAASIGVERFVMDDGWFGQRKDDHAGLGDWYVNKQKFPNGLKPLIDKVHALGMDFGLWVEPEMVNPDSDLYRKHPDWVLNETGRPRTESRNQLVLNLARPDVRAYVLGFLDKLVTENDIAFLKWDYNRNWSEPGWPAVAPDEQRKVYVEYVRNLYGILRDLRARHPKLEIESCSGGGGRVDLGIMGLTEEVWTSDNTDPLDRLTIQDGFSYAYTPNIMMAWVTDTGWGGTGRTTSLDYRFLVAMQGSLGIGANLNKWTPEDFANAKRLVADYKLVREVVQHGSLYRLISPRHDSPDSATETVSLDRSQAVLFAYLHSGHESYPYPTIQLKGLDPEAQYHLRALEGSSAANAPASASGRYWMEHGITPLMKGDFKAAGFFLTKAAQ
- a CDS encoding c-type cytochrome domain-containing protein, with the protein product MRLKAKPAWIAPVVACAMLLVLPLVFRLDGKPHADWQQFLGRFHPLMVHLPIGLLVLVPVLELCGWLRPPLREAAGFVLGLSVLACIASLVLGYLLAYGAGEAGAGITRHMWGGIALTIVVLLSALIRPAWSAGRVDWSYPSLLFGVMLVLAWTAHQGGSLTHGENYLTEYLPAPFKSQAGNSFYAKQIHPVMDAKCVACHGASKAKGGLRMDTYGALMKGGSDGPVVVAGHPEKSLLIERVMLPREHAKFMPAEGRAPLRPEEVALIKAWIAQGASESASTLVGVAVREKDKPLPQVGDYRGRMEEIAQLSKATGSTLMPVSKNMRDGLILNTVDASKTFGDAQLARLEPLYPYIVEVELGRSGVTDAAFAKLAKFPHLRAIHLEGTSVTGAGIDAILRLPELTYVNLSSTQVTAAAVAPLAASKTVVHLYLYNTPAQPVAVATDAKKVL